The following are encoded in a window of Rosa chinensis cultivar Old Blush chromosome 4, RchiOBHm-V2, whole genome shotgun sequence genomic DNA:
- the LOC121052786 gene encoding uncharacterized protein LOC121052786 — MPDQFFPELTCLEFTSLFQLERFYLKMPAINWPLKTLVLSDCQKMDIFTAEVSGLQKTHDLGNLRTRVKQYHVLFEKSSFSKLEVLTFGPANIWYGLPAHEKALFPATSTDGSLPHLRTLRVHGMEKFMRLWENTKPAADSAFPKMETPEVKNSELTNLELSGISLQNLTILEVTFLFLLLVAFLHS, encoded by the exons ATGCCTGATCAGTTCTTCCCAGAGCTAACATGTTTGGAATTTACAAGTCTATTCCAACTTGAGAGATTCTATCTAAAGATGCCTGCTATCAACTGGCCACTCAAAACATTAGTGTTGTCTGATTGTCAGAAAATGGATATCTTTACCGCGGAAGTTTCAGGCCTTCAAAAAACACATGACTTGGGGAATCTGCGTACTCGGGTTAAACAATATCATGTTCTATTTGAGAAG AGTTCATTTTCCAAACTGGAAGTTTTGACCTTCGGCCCCGCGAACATCTGGTACGGTCTACCTGCCCATGAGAAAGCTCTTTTTCCTGCTACCAGTACAGATGGGTCCCTTCCACATTTGAGAACGTTGAGGGTACATGGAATGGAGAAGTTTATGCGTCTCTGGGAGAACACCAAACCTGCAGCTGACTCAGCTTTTCCAAAGATGGAAACTCCTGAGGTGAAGAATTCTGAATTGACTAATCTAGAGTTGTCTGGAATATCCTTGCAGAATCTAACAATTTTAGAAGtaacctttttgtttttattattagtAGCCTTCCTGCACTCATGA